The proteins below come from a single Saccharopolyspora sp. SCSIO 74807 genomic window:
- a CDS encoding quercetin 2,3-dioxygenase has protein sequence MTTDLEAMHDLDPVVNRLPGEPVPYYLANGEGRRYELDDLLHTIIARAADTGGLFDAAYITGGRGSAAPFHAHAHQHRSFYVCSGSVQVWLGRSSRILVPGDSVHAPAGTPVAYRMLAHVTKLLTWAAPGGSVEFAEKLGTPVRRRVHSGRSTSGVSGRQREGIAAPLGITFPAIDPEPVRDHWDAALPQGVEPYFLRAGEGDRRETGDSLNTYLVRGANTAGNYFAVDTFGTRSQYFIRHFHQRHTESFVCLSGRIWLYVNGREVLLTEGDFVHAPAGTIHTFAFDAHNTRMLGILTPDVFEAFFDLTGRPADLHVHPDGPAELATDPAELAASDLDLVVVGPPPQRMAGLDV, from the coding sequence ATGACCACTGACCTCGAAGCGATGCACGATTTGGATCCCGTCGTCAACCGGCTTCCCGGCGAGCCGGTGCCGTACTACCTCGCGAACGGGGAAGGGCGGCGCTACGAGCTGGACGACTTGCTGCACACGATCATCGCGCGCGCGGCGGACACGGGCGGGCTCTTCGACGCCGCCTACATCACCGGCGGCCGTGGTTCTGCGGCGCCGTTCCACGCCCATGCACACCAGCACCGCTCGTTCTACGTGTGCAGCGGCAGCGTTCAGGTGTGGCTGGGGCGATCCAGCCGAATCCTCGTGCCGGGCGACTCGGTGCACGCGCCCGCCGGGACACCGGTGGCCTACCGGATGCTCGCGCACGTGACGAAACTGCTGACCTGGGCCGCACCCGGCGGGTCGGTGGAGTTCGCCGAGAAGCTCGGCACGCCCGTGCGGCGACGGGTCCACTCCGGACGGTCGACATCGGGGGTTTCCGGGCGGCAGCGCGAAGGAATCGCAGCGCCGCTGGGCATCACCTTTCCCGCGATCGACCCGGAGCCGGTGCGGGACCACTGGGACGCCGCGCTCCCGCAAGGCGTCGAGCCGTACTTCTTGCGCGCCGGTGAGGGAGATCGCCGGGAAACCGGTGACAGCCTCAACACCTACCTCGTGCGTGGCGCGAACACCGCGGGGAACTACTTCGCCGTGGACACCTTCGGCACGCGGTCGCAGTACTTCATCCGGCACTTCCACCAGCGGCACACCGAGTCCTTCGTGTGCTTGTCCGGCCGGATCTGGCTCTACGTCAACGGACGCGAGGTCCTGCTGACCGAGGGCGACTTCGTGCACGCGCCCGCAGGCACGATCCACACGTTCGCCTTCGACGCGCACAACACCCGGATGCTCGGCATCCTCACCCCGGACGTCTTCGAGGCCTTCTTCGACCTCACCGGACGTCCCGCCGACCTGCACGTGCACCCGGACGGCCCGGCCGAGCTGGCGACCGACCCGGCGGAACTCGCCGCCTCCGACCTCGACCTCGTCGTCGTCGGCCCACCACCGCAGCGGATGGCCGGCCTCGACGTCTAG
- a CDS encoding glycoside hydrolase family 15 protein: MSADWHRFPPHVLREYSVLADGYRGALCGPRGDIAWMCAPKWHDSAVFSALLGGAGVYAINPVEPCVWGGSYEPRTLIWRNRWITTSTVVECREALTYPGNPDRVVLLRRIEAAARTARVRVELDVRAGFGEHAMRELSQDDSGRWSGRSGDLALRWSGAAEAVPDRYGVLRCELEVPAGEHRDIVLELCRGSPGSPPDPVAAWRTTETAWRDSVPDLAEAAGVPDATHAYAVLRGLTAPGGGMVAAATTSLPERAEEGRNYDYRFSWVRDQCYAGIAAAAAGGAPVLDDATAFLTARVLEDADALRPAYTIDGGPVPDERRLDLPGYPGGQTVVSGNRATRQFQLDSYGEVLQLLAAAEQHERLDADGRRAVRVATDAIGKHWREPEAGVWELDERWWTHSRLACVAGLRGACRAAPSARDSRDMLELADAIMAETARRCLHRRGHWQRSADLSEPDAALLLPLIRGALPADDPRTGDTVDAVRATLARDDYVYRFPQAPDPLGTDEGAFLMCGFVLALAERRQGHRAWALRRFERNRAACGPPGLFSEEYDVRQRQLRGNLPQAFVHALMLECAVGVLQE, from the coding sequence TTGAGCGCCGACTGGCACCGCTTTCCCCCGCACGTCCTGCGGGAGTACTCGGTGCTGGCGGACGGGTACCGGGGCGCGCTGTGCGGGCCGCGCGGCGACATCGCCTGGATGTGCGCACCGAAGTGGCACGACAGCGCGGTTTTCTCGGCGTTGCTCGGCGGCGCCGGGGTCTACGCGATCAACCCGGTCGAACCCTGCGTGTGGGGCGGTTCCTACGAGCCCCGGACGTTGATCTGGCGGAACCGCTGGATCACCACGTCGACAGTGGTCGAATGCCGGGAAGCGTTGACATACCCGGGAAATCCCGACCGGGTCGTGTTGCTGCGACGGATCGAGGCGGCCGCGCGGACCGCTCGGGTGCGCGTCGAGCTCGATGTGCGGGCTGGCTTCGGCGAACACGCCATGCGCGAGCTGTCGCAGGACGACAGCGGCCGGTGGTCCGGGCGCAGCGGAGATCTCGCGCTGCGCTGGAGCGGAGCCGCCGAAGCTGTCCCGGACCGGTACGGCGTGCTGCGCTGCGAACTCGAAGTCCCCGCCGGAGAGCACCGGGACATCGTGCTGGAGCTGTGCCGCGGATCGCCCGGCTCCCCGCCGGATCCCGTCGCGGCCTGGCGCACGACCGAAACGGCCTGGCGGGACAGCGTCCCGGATCTCGCCGAGGCGGCCGGAGTTCCGGACGCGACCCACGCCTACGCCGTGCTGCGCGGGCTGACCGCTCCCGGCGGCGGGATGGTCGCCGCCGCCACCACGTCCCTGCCGGAACGGGCCGAAGAAGGACGCAACTACGACTACCGCTTCTCCTGGGTCCGCGACCAGTGCTACGCGGGCATCGCCGCAGCGGCCGCGGGCGGTGCGCCCGTGCTCGATGACGCCACGGCGTTCCTCACCGCGCGCGTGCTCGAAGACGCCGACGCACTGCGCCCCGCCTACACCATCGACGGCGGCCCGGTCCCGGACGAGCGGCGCCTGGACCTGCCGGGATATCCGGGCGGGCAAACCGTGGTCAGCGGCAACCGCGCCACCCGGCAGTTCCAGCTCGACTCCTACGGCGAGGTGCTGCAACTGCTCGCGGCCGCCGAGCAGCACGAGCGCCTGGACGCCGACGGGCGCCGCGCCGTGCGGGTGGCCACGGACGCGATCGGAAAGCACTGGCGCGAACCGGAAGCGGGCGTGTGGGAACTCGACGAACGCTGGTGGACGCACTCGCGACTGGCCTGCGTGGCCGGTTTGCGCGGTGCGTGCCGGGCCGCGCCCAGCGCCCGGGATTCGCGGGACATGCTCGAACTGGCCGACGCGATCATGGCCGAGACCGCGCGGCGCTGCCTGCACCGCCGCGGTCATTGGCAGCGCAGCGCGGATCTGAGCGAACCGGACGCGGCACTGCTGCTGCCGCTCATCCGCGGCGCCCTTCCCGCCGACGATCCGCGCACCGGCGACACGGTCGATGCGGTGCGCGCGACGTTGGCCCGGGACGACTACGTGTACCGGTTCCCGCAGGCACCCGACCCGTTGGGCACCGACGAAGGCGCGTTCCTGATGTGCGGGTTCGTGCTGGCCCTGGCCGAGCGGCGGCAAGGGCACCGCGCTTGGGCGCTGCGCCGCTTCGAACGCAACCGTGCGGCGTGCGGGCCGCCCGGGCTGTTCTCCGAGGAGTACGACGTGCGCCAGCGGCAACTGCGCGGCAACCTGCCGCAGGCGTTCGTGCACGCCCTGATGCTCGAATGCGCGGTGGGGGTCCTGCAGGAGTGA
- a CDS encoding SDR family oxidoreductase, translated as MPASEVVVVTGASAGVGRAVARAYARRGARIALFARGAGGLAAAADEVRELGGTALPRPVDVAEHDQLDRAAGEAEANLGPIDVWINAAFSTVFGTFDELSPEEYARATQVTYLGFVHGTMAALRRMRPRDRGVVVQVGSALAYRGVPLQTVYCGAKHAIQGFHESLRCELLHERSGVQMTMVQLPGLNTPQFSWARSKLPHHPQPVPPIYQPELAADAVLRAADRPRRREYWVGGSTVGTLLANSVAPGLLDRYLARTGFSSQQNSDVDDSARADNLFEPADAAEGRDFGAHGAFGGTAHSRSPQWWVARNQALLALGGAVLAGVGAVLARSRR; from the coding sequence ATGCCAGCGAGCGAAGTGGTCGTGGTGACCGGTGCCAGCGCCGGCGTGGGACGGGCCGTGGCCCGCGCCTACGCGCGGCGGGGAGCCCGGATCGCGTTGTTCGCGCGCGGAGCGGGCGGGCTCGCGGCCGCTGCCGACGAAGTGCGCGAACTGGGCGGGACCGCGTTGCCGCGGCCGGTCGACGTGGCCGAGCACGACCAGCTCGACCGGGCCGCCGGCGAGGCCGAGGCGAACCTCGGTCCGATCGACGTGTGGATCAACGCCGCGTTCAGCACGGTCTTCGGCACTTTCGACGAGCTGAGCCCGGAAGAGTACGCCCGCGCCACGCAGGTCACCTACCTCGGCTTCGTGCACGGCACCATGGCCGCACTGCGCCGGATGCGGCCGCGGGACCGCGGTGTCGTGGTCCAGGTCGGTTCGGCGCTGGCATATCGCGGCGTCCCGCTGCAAACCGTCTACTGTGGAGCCAAGCATGCGATCCAGGGCTTCCACGAGTCGCTGCGCTGCGAGCTGCTGCACGAACGCAGCGGCGTGCAGATGACCATGGTGCAGCTTCCCGGCCTGAACACGCCCCAGTTCTCGTGGGCGCGGTCCAAACTGCCGCACCACCCGCAGCCGGTGCCGCCGATCTACCAGCCCGAACTGGCCGCCGACGCGGTGCTGCGCGCGGCCGACCGGCCACGGCGCCGGGAGTACTGGGTGGGCGGTAGCACCGTCGGTACCCTGCTCGCCAACTCGGTGGCGCCCGGCCTGCTGGACCGCTACCTGGCGCGCACCGGTTTCTCGTCCCAGCAGAACTCCGATGTGGACGATTCCGCAAGAGCCGACAACCTCTTCGAGCCAGCAGACGCCGCGGAAGGACGGGATTTCGGCGCACACGGCGCGTTCGGCGGAACCGCGCACTCCCGAAGTCCACAGTGGTGGGTCGCGCGCAACCAGGCGCTCTTGGCGCTCGGCGGTGCTGTACTGGCCGGTGTCGGTGCCGTGTTGGCGAGGTCCCGGCGTTGA
- a CDS encoding enolase C-terminal domain-like protein, giving the protein MAPSVDRVDVHAFRIPTDGPDGQESDGTLVWSSTTVVLVQAHGGGRSGIGYTYGDVSAATFIRSQLADVVLGQDALSPAAAWERMNAAIRNAGRSGAGAMAVAAVDIALWDLKARLLDAPLFLVLPAFHDEIPVYGSGGFTNYSTERLVDQLTGWVEQGIGSVKLKTSRDPERDPQRLSAVRDALGDDVGLFADANGALSRKQAVYWAHRFRAEWGVAWFEEPVSSADREGLRLVRDLGPPGMDVAAGEYGFVLGDFADLLEAGAVDCLQADVTRCGGITGLLEVAGAAASHHVDISAHCAPAVSAHAFCAVRRMRHLEYFHDHTRIEALLFDGTLDPSGGALRPDRSRSGLGLQVRWADADRYRTGGTAASR; this is encoded by the coding sequence GTGGCGCCGAGTGTCGATCGCGTGGACGTGCACGCCTTCCGGATTCCCACCGACGGGCCGGACGGGCAGGAATCGGACGGGACGCTCGTTTGGAGCTCCACGACGGTGGTGCTGGTGCAAGCGCACGGCGGTGGGCGCTCCGGCATCGGCTACACCTACGGAGACGTGTCCGCCGCGACCTTCATCCGATCCCAGCTCGCCGACGTCGTGCTCGGGCAGGACGCGCTGTCCCCGGCCGCGGCCTGGGAACGGATGAACGCGGCGATCCGCAACGCCGGACGAAGCGGCGCTGGTGCGATGGCGGTGGCCGCCGTCGACATCGCGCTGTGGGATCTCAAAGCGCGGCTGCTCGACGCACCGCTTTTCCTGGTGTTGCCCGCTTTTCACGACGAGATCCCTGTCTACGGCAGCGGCGGGTTCACCAACTACTCCACCGAGCGGCTGGTCGACCAGCTCACCGGGTGGGTCGAGCAGGGCATCGGCAGCGTCAAGCTGAAAACATCCCGCGATCCCGAGCGAGACCCGCAGCGGCTTTCGGCCGTTCGCGACGCGCTGGGCGACGACGTGGGTTTGTTCGCCGACGCGAACGGCGCGCTGAGCCGCAAGCAGGCGGTGTACTGGGCGCACCGGTTCCGCGCGGAGTGGGGCGTGGCGTGGTTCGAGGAACCGGTGAGTTCCGCCGACCGCGAAGGACTGCGGTTGGTGCGCGACCTCGGGCCTCCGGGGATGGATGTCGCCGCGGGCGAATACGGGTTCGTTCTGGGAGATTTCGCTGACCTGCTCGAAGCGGGGGCCGTCGACTGCCTGCAGGCGGACGTCACGCGCTGCGGCGGAATCACCGGGCTGCTGGAAGTCGCGGGCGCGGCCGCGAGCCACCACGTCGACATCTCCGCGCACTGCGCCCCGGCGGTATCGGCGCACGCTTTCTGCGCCGTGCGGCGGATGCGGCACCTGGAGTACTTCCACGACCACACCCGCATCGAGGCACTTCTGTTCGACGGCACGCTCGACCCGTCCGGTGGTGCGCTGCGCCCGGATCGCAGCCGCAGCGGGCTCGGGTTGCAGGTTCGATGGGCCGATGCGGACAGGTACCGCACCGGCGGCACCGCAGCGTCCCGCTGA
- a CDS encoding CoA transferase has protein sequence MPPAPGPLSGLRVVEISSFVAAPLGGMTLAQLGADVIRVDPRGGAADRHRWPLADTGTSIYWAGLNKGKRSVVADLRSDAGRQVVRDLVAAFPAGSGVVLTNSAGRDWLSHEKLSEVCPDLIHVLIEGRSDGSSAVDYTVNAESGFPLATGDGDRPVNHVLPAWDISCGLYAALAVSSAARERERTGQGTGVRLALADIALAMAGNLGFLGEAELNGTSREPIGNHIYGTFGRDFRCSDGGRFMVVALTGRHWRDLVSLTGMSEAVSALEGALGANFSAEAERYEYREALAGLFQRWFDSRTSEQARAALAGTSLLWAPYRSFAATVDALRSPGGANPLMSTLDQPGIGPHLAPGSPMRFGGAYESAEAAPILGQHTAQVLADELGMSAERIAALRTESAVQQADDL, from the coding sequence GTGCCGCCTGCCCCCGGCCCGCTGTCCGGTCTGCGCGTCGTCGAGATCTCGTCGTTCGTCGCCGCGCCGCTGGGCGGGATGACGCTGGCGCAGCTGGGCGCGGACGTGATCCGGGTCGATCCGCGCGGCGGGGCCGCCGACCGGCACCGCTGGCCGCTGGCCGATACCGGCACGAGCATCTACTGGGCCGGGCTGAACAAGGGCAAGCGCTCCGTGGTCGCCGACCTACGCTCGGACGCGGGCAGGCAGGTGGTGCGCGACCTCGTCGCCGCGTTCCCCGCGGGCAGCGGAGTCGTGCTCACGAACTCGGCGGGCCGCGACTGGCTCTCGCACGAGAAGCTGTCCGAGGTGTGCCCGGACCTGATCCACGTGCTGATCGAAGGCCGCAGCGACGGATCGTCCGCAGTGGACTACACGGTCAACGCCGAGTCCGGATTCCCGCTCGCCACCGGCGATGGCGACCGGCCGGTGAACCACGTGCTACCCGCCTGGGACATCAGCTGCGGGCTCTACGCCGCCCTCGCGGTGAGTTCGGCGGCTCGCGAGCGCGAACGCACCGGGCAGGGCACCGGAGTGCGGCTCGCGCTCGCGGACATCGCGCTGGCGATGGCGGGCAACCTCGGGTTCCTGGGCGAAGCGGAGCTCAACGGCACCTCGCGGGAACCGATCGGCAACCACATCTACGGCACGTTCGGCAGGGACTTCCGCTGTTCGGACGGCGGCCGGTTCATGGTGGTGGCGCTCACCGGACGGCATTGGCGGGACCTGGTGTCGCTGACCGGCATGTCCGAAGCGGTGTCCGCGCTGGAAGGTGCGCTGGGCGCGAATTTCTCCGCCGAGGCCGAGCGGTACGAGTACCGCGAAGCCCTGGCGGGGTTGTTCCAGCGCTGGTTCGACTCGCGGACGAGCGAGCAGGCACGTGCGGCGCTGGCCGGGACTTCGTTGCTGTGGGCGCCTTATCGCAGCTTCGCCGCTACCGTGGACGCGCTGCGCAGCCCCGGCGGCGCGAATCCGCTGATGTCGACGCTGGACCAGCCCGGAATCGGGCCGCACTTGGCGCCGGGCTCTCCCATGCGGTTCGGCGGAGCGTACGAATCGGCCGAGGCCGCACCGATTCTCGGTCAGCACACCGCCCAGGTGCTCGCCGACGAGCTGGGCATGTCCGCCGAACGGATCGCCGCGCTGCGCACCGAATCCGCCGTCCAGCAAGCCGACGACCTCTGA
- a CDS encoding MaoC/PaaZ C-terminal domain-containing protein: MISEPVRTAASSGADRSHGSVGAYEDFTVGRRFEAGPREVTEHDLTAFAAISGDQHPLHHDAEFAARTRFGKPVLHGPFGIAVFFGMFHDLGLVPGSEVALLDTNWRYLRPIFPGDALRMTMTIIRCHRTGDGSRGVVDRHVRLLNQDDETVQEGTTAFLVPARGTGPDPAGRRFGTVAWAEALTERLDERFASAVATWDGAIGLRSGDDEVQLRIYRGRVLEAATRTPHGPAFTLAASPLVWTELVTAQRNDFMQRAMNGDFQVSGNAYEYLRLTKALQLIAEAARGAGQEQR; this comes from the coding sequence ATGATATCCGAACCGGTGCGCACCGCCGCGTCCTCCGGTGCCGATCGGTCGCACGGGAGCGTCGGGGCCTACGAGGATTTCACCGTCGGCCGCCGCTTCGAAGCAGGTCCGCGCGAGGTCACCGAGCACGACCTGACCGCCTTCGCCGCCATCAGCGGTGATCAGCACCCCCTGCACCACGACGCCGAATTCGCCGCGCGCACGCGCTTCGGGAAACCGGTGCTGCACGGCCCGTTCGGCATCGCGGTGTTCTTCGGCATGTTCCACGACCTCGGCCTGGTCCCGGGCTCCGAGGTCGCGCTGCTGGACACGAACTGGCGCTACCTGCGCCCGATCTTCCCCGGTGACGCGCTGCGCATGACGATGACGATCATCCGCTGCCACCGCACCGGAGATGGTTCGCGAGGCGTGGTCGACCGGCACGTGCGGCTGCTCAACCAGGACGACGAGACGGTGCAGGAAGGGACCACCGCGTTCCTGGTCCCGGCCCGCGGCACCGGCCCCGACCCGGCGGGTCGCAGGTTCGGCACGGTGGCTTGGGCCGAAGCGCTCACCGAACGGCTCGACGAACGGTTCGCCTCCGCGGTCGCCACCTGGGACGGCGCGATCGGGCTGCGCAGCGGCGACGACGAGGTGCAGCTGCGGATCTACCGGGGCCGGGTGCTGGAGGCCGCGACGCGCACCCCGCACGGGCCCGCGTTCACCCTCGCGGCATCGCCGCTGGTGTGGACCGAGCTGGTCACCGCGCAGCGCAACGACTTCATGCAGCGCGCCATGAACGGTGACTTCCAGGTCTCCGGCAACGCCTACGAGTACCTGCGGTTGACCAAGGCGCTGCAGCTGATCGCCGAGGCGGCCCGCGGGGCCGGTCAGGAGCAGCGATGA
- a CDS encoding alpha/beta hydrolase — protein sequence MIEARYVEAAGTLAFTELAGSGPVVLCLHTAGQSGVQWRHTTAALAAAGYRVVVPDLPGHGRSEPAANGPVRDLAEYARFCLDLLDRLGLADPLVVGCSIGGKIALQIAALSGDVRGVVAMAAEAGRGRVKVSGLERELEDIAAPSRTDRTHLGTLAVVGSGVDPARAELIATMHRREDPAVSNSDLIGWGTHDVRAELGSIRCPVHLVAGEDDLWIKPDAVRAAAGELPDGRFTLLPGVGHYPMEELPDFARTLTGWLAELAEVRA from the coding sequence ATGATCGAGGCCCGCTACGTCGAGGCGGCAGGCACCCTCGCGTTCACCGAGCTGGCCGGTTCCGGCCCGGTCGTGCTGTGCCTGCACACCGCCGGGCAGAGCGGTGTGCAGTGGCGGCACACCACGGCCGCGCTGGCCGCTGCGGGCTACCGCGTAGTCGTCCCCGACCTGCCGGGTCACGGCAGGTCGGAGCCCGCCGCGAACGGGCCGGTCCGCGACCTCGCCGAGTACGCCCGGTTCTGCCTGGACCTGCTGGACCGGCTCGGGCTGGCCGATCCGCTGGTGGTCGGCTGCTCGATCGGCGGCAAGATCGCGTTGCAGATCGCGGCGCTGTCCGGTGACGTGCGCGGCGTGGTCGCGATGGCCGCCGAAGCCGGGCGCGGGCGGGTGAAGGTCTCGGGCCTGGAACGCGAGCTGGAGGACATCGCCGCACCGAGCCGCACCGACCGCACCCATCTCGGCACGCTGGCCGTGGTCGGTTCCGGAGTCGATCCGGCACGTGCCGAGCTGATCGCCACCATGCACCGGCGCGAGGACCCGGCGGTGTCGAACTCGGACCTCATCGGCTGGGGCACGCACGACGTGCGCGCCGAACTGGGCTCGATCCGCTGCCCCGTGCACCTCGTGGCGGGCGAGGACGACCTCTGGATCAAGCCCGACGCGGTCCGCGCGGCCGCGGGCGAGCTGCCGGACGGCCGATTCACGCTGCTGCCCGGCGTCGGCCACTACCCGATGGAGGAGCTGCCGGACTTCGCGCGGACCTTGACCGGCTGGCTCGCCGAGCTCGCGGAGGTGCGGGCATGA
- a CDS encoding AMP-binding protein, producing MSTLRRLLNDLVEADPDAPIALDRVEDGFRAVSRAQLHARARAVQARLAAAGVGPGDCVAVWLPNWSDALSWQFAAAARGAHVIGLNTRYNVEEVGHVLNRARPRVVAVAAGFHGLDLIGVLGEAVRTAQVPAPFVVPVSGPGKSEPDAGAFDLGGGAAVVAPLAQPAERDGTGLAEGDGTDLVERDGPESADRDGSDLAVAFTTSGSTGLPKLAAHREDAVVAHARADAAALGLGEGDVAACVLPLSGVFGFCTALAAVAGGAACLLEPVFDPAATVAAMAEQRATHLVGGDDMAGRLLDAWRERPVELPALRWLGLADFLGRSAEVAAWAAEFGASTTGVYGSSEVFALALLWPESTPVPRRWSGGGLPVSPQIRVRTADPHDDRPVADGEQGELQFAGPTVVDAYLSGGDAGASTADGWFRTGDLAVRSEDGGIEYVCRMGDVLRLSGFLVAPAEIEHRLAAHEAVSTAKVVGARTGNGVRAVAFVVLTEPAAATPVELREWCAATLAKFKVPARVHIIDEMPTTSGTNGAKIRAAQLREWAENYQEDADG from the coding sequence ATGAGCACCTTGCGCCGCCTGCTCAACGACCTCGTCGAGGCCGACCCGGACGCGCCGATCGCGCTGGACCGCGTCGAGGACGGATTCCGTGCGGTCTCCCGCGCGCAGCTGCACGCGCGGGCGCGCGCGGTGCAGGCTCGGCTGGCCGCGGCCGGGGTCGGTCCGGGTGACTGCGTGGCGGTGTGGCTGCCGAACTGGTCGGACGCGTTGAGCTGGCAATTCGCCGCCGCCGCGCGCGGTGCGCACGTCATCGGCCTCAACACCCGCTACAACGTCGAGGAAGTCGGCCACGTGCTGAACCGGGCGCGGCCCCGCGTCGTGGCCGTCGCCGCCGGGTTCCACGGACTCGACCTGATCGGCGTGCTCGGCGAAGCGGTACGGACCGCGCAGGTCCCGGCACCGTTCGTCGTCCCGGTCAGCGGTCCCGGGAAGTCCGAGCCGGACGCGGGCGCGTTCGATCTCGGCGGGGGAGCGGCGGTGGTCGCCCCGCTCGCGCAGCCTGCCGAGCGCGACGGCACGGGCCTGGCCGAAGGCGACGGCACGGACCTGGTCGAGCGCGACGGTCCGGAATCGGCGGACCGCGACGGCTCGGACCTGGCGGTCGCGTTCACCACCTCCGGATCCACCGGGCTGCCGAAACTCGCCGCGCACCGCGAAGATGCCGTGGTGGCGCACGCCCGCGCCGACGCTGCGGCGCTCGGGCTCGGCGAAGGCGACGTGGCCGCTTGCGTGCTCCCGCTGTCCGGGGTTTTCGGTTTCTGCACCGCGCTGGCCGCGGTCGCGGGCGGAGCGGCGTGCCTGCTGGAACCGGTCTTCGACCCGGCCGCGACCGTCGCCGCGATGGCCGAGCAGCGCGCGACCCACCTGGTCGGCGGCGACGACATGGCCGGGCGGCTGCTGGACGCGTGGCGCGAGCGGCCGGTGGAGTTGCCCGCGTTGCGCTGGCTCGGGTTGGCCGATTTCCTCGGCCGCAGCGCGGAAGTCGCCGCCTGGGCCGCCGAATTCGGGGCGAGCACCACCGGCGTCTACGGCTCGTCCGAGGTGTTCGCGCTGGCGCTGCTGTGGCCGGAGTCGACTCCCGTGCCGCGCCGGTGGTCCGGCGGCGGACTGCCGGTCTCGCCGCAGATCCGGGTGCGCACCGCCGACCCGCACGACGACCGGCCGGTGGCCGACGGTGAGCAGGGCGAGCTCCAGTTCGCCGGGCCGACCGTCGTGGACGCCTACCTCAGCGGGGGCGACGCCGGGGCGAGCACCGCGGACGGCTGGTTCCGCACCGGCGACCTCGCGGTTCGCAGCGAAGACGGCGGCATCGAATACGTCTGCCGGATGGGTGACGTGCTGCGGTTGAGCGGTTTCCTCGTCGCGCCCGCCGAGATCGAGCACCGGCTGGCCGCGCACGAAGCGGTCAGCACCGCCAAGGTCGTAGGCGCGCGGACCGGGAACGGCGTGCGGGCCGTCGCCTTCGTCGTGCTCACCGAGCCCGCCGCGGCCACTCCGGTCGAGCTGCGGGAATGGTGCGCGGCGACGCTGGCGAAGTTCAAGGTGCCCGCCCGGGTGCACATCATCGACGAGATGCCCACGACCTCGGGCACCAACGGGGCCAAGATCCGCGCCGCCCAGCTGCGCGAGTGGGCCGAGAACTACCAGGAGGACGCTGATGGCTGA
- a CDS encoding acetyl-CoA C-acetyltransferase, which yields MADVVICEPLRTPVGGFGGSLAEVPPHTLAATTIRALLERTGLPADSIDDVLLGHCYPTMDAPAIGRVAALDAGLPVTVPGAQVDRRCGSGLQAVLNAAMQVGSGASELVLAGGAESMSNAPHYSTSMRRPQKGGPGVMLHDSLAKGRVTAGGENHPVPGGMLETAENLRRDYSIAREEQDELAARSHRRAAAAWEAGRFADEVVPVTVPGRKQDTVVERDEHIRPDSTPEVLAKLRPVMGKQDSAATVTAGNASGQNDGAAICVVTTPQRAAQLGLRPLAKLVSWGIGGVPPATMGIGPVPAVANALDRAGVALSEVDLIELNEAFAAQVLACLREWRLTDADLDRVNVNGSGISLGHPVGATGGRILATLLREMQRREVRYGLETMCIGGGQGLAALFERVGEA from the coding sequence ATGGCTGATGTCGTGATCTGCGAACCGCTGCGCACCCCGGTCGGCGGCTTCGGCGGGTCGCTGGCGGAGGTCCCGCCGCACACCCTCGCCGCCACCACGATCCGGGCGCTGCTGGAACGCACCGGGCTGCCCGCGGACTCGATCGACGACGTCCTGCTGGGCCACTGCTACCCGACGATGGACGCTCCGGCGATCGGCCGGGTCGCCGCGTTGGACGCCGGGCTGCCGGTGACGGTGCCGGGCGCGCAGGTGGACCGGCGCTGCGGATCCGGGCTGCAGGCGGTGCTCAACGCCGCGATGCAGGTGGGCAGCGGCGCGTCCGAACTGGTGCTGGCCGGCGGTGCCGAATCGATGTCGAACGCGCCGCACTACTCCACCTCGATGCGCCGCCCGCAGAAGGGCGGGCCGGGTGTGATGCTGCACGACTCGCTGGCCAAGGGCCGGGTCACCGCGGGCGGCGAGAACCACCCGGTGCCGGGCGGGATGCTGGAGACGGCCGAGAACCTGCGCCGCGACTACTCCATCGCACGCGAGGAACAGGACGAACTCGCCGCCCGCTCGCACCGGCGCGCCGCCGCGGCGTGGGAGGCGGGCCGATTCGCCGACGAGGTCGTGCCGGTCACCGTGCCCGGCCGCAAGCAGGACACCGTCGTCGAGCGGGACGAGCACATCCGCCCGGACTCGACGCCGGAGGTCTTGGCGAAGCTGCGCCCGGTCATGGGCAAGCAGGACTCGGCGGCCACCGTCACCGCGGGCAACGCGTCCGGGCAGAACGACGGTGCGGCGATCTGCGTGGTGACCACGCCGCAGAGGGCCGCGCAGCTGGGGCTGCGGCCGCTGGCGAAGCTGGTCTCGTGGGGGATCGGCGGGGTACCGCCGGCGACGATGGGCATCGGGCCGGTGCCCGCGGTCGCCAACGCGCTGGACCGGGCCGGGGTGGCGCTGTCCGAGGTCGACCTGATCGAGTTGAACGAGGCATTCGCCGCGCAGGTGCTCGCGTGCCTGCGGGAGTGGCGGCTCACCGACGCGGACCTGGATCGGGTCAACGTCAACGGTTCCGGGATCTCGCTCGGGCATCCGGTGGGAGCCACCGGCGGGCGGATCCTGGCGACGCTGCTGCGCGAGATGCAGCGCCGCGAGGTCCGCTACGGCCTGGAGACGATGTGCATCGGCGGCGGCCAAGGACTTGCGGCCCTGTTCGAGCGGGTCGGTGAAGCGTAA